A window of the Verminephrobacter eiseniae EF01-2 genome harbors these coding sequences:
- a CDS encoding HNH endonuclease, whose protein sequence is MKVLKLSSQGLPQSWISLEQAVIHYAADEVRWESGGQIARFRGGHNAITGAQSVIAINSIIGTKGVPGINPFDLKPGLTNGKLFARDRNVCAYCGGHFDEQDLTREHIVPFARNGQDHWMNVVTACRPCNHRKGPRTPEQARMPLLYAPYVPSLWEDFILRNRRILADQMEFLMAHVPKSSRLLA, encoded by the coding sequence TTGAAGGTCTTGAAGCTGTCCTCCCAGGGACTGCCCCAATCGTGGATTTCGCTCGAGCAGGCGGTGATTCATTACGCCGCTGACGAGGTGCGCTGGGAATCGGGCGGCCAGATCGCCCGGTTCCGCGGCGGCCACAACGCCATCACGGGCGCGCAATCGGTGATCGCCATCAACAGCATCATCGGCACCAAGGGCGTGCCCGGCATCAACCCGTTCGACCTGAAGCCGGGCCTGACCAACGGCAAGCTCTTTGCCCGCGACCGCAATGTCTGCGCCTATTGCGGCGGACATTTCGATGAACAAGACCTGACGCGCGAACATATCGTGCCCTTTGCCCGCAACGGGCAGGACCACTGGATGAACGTGGTCACCGCCTGCCGCCCCTGCAACCACCGCAAGGGGCCGCGCACACCCGAGCAGGCGCGGATGCCGTTGCTGTACGCGCCTTACGTGCCCAGCCTGTGGGAGGATTTCATCCTGCGCAACCGGCGCATCCTGGCCGATCAGATGGAGTTCCTGATGGCCCATGTGCCCAAATCATCGCGCTTGCTGGCCTGA
- a CDS encoding tetratricopeptide repeat protein: MSAIARDPNIKHLIKARGQIAKGDLKNAALTLNQANARWPQDPRVFMLGGLMAEKAGHLQGAFESLRKAVALAPDWGPGLLELALLLARQNQFQEAVEIAERLALLEPGNLQVLAGVVDIAHRSGHTAMAVRHLRRGLALVPGDVELRRLLARDLSEQGQHDEALALWSALVAENPADSGFLRGHVQACIAAGKPAQAQESCTALLAQAPEDPVCQYYAQLAGGQTPDRQPAELVRPLFDELAESYDQHMVRSLKYQLPRQVADKIITRHPDKKINVLDLGCGTGLLGVCLGRLDGFLIGVDLSMKMLEQAARHQLYDRFHTVNLHDALRATPPGLYQVIAALDVFIYAGELSLAIADAHRILTADGLLILSCETASETGPDLVLLPAGRYAHKRSHVQALCQAAGFDAVEIEDSVLRYENHQPVAGFVVTAHKPA, translated from the coding sequence ATGAGCGCCATCGCCCGCGACCCCAATATCAAGCACCTGATCAAAGCCCGTGGGCAGATCGCCAAGGGCGACCTGAAGAACGCCGCGCTGACGCTGAACCAGGCCAATGCACGGTGGCCGCAGGATCCGCGCGTGTTCATGCTCGGTGGCCTGATGGCAGAGAAAGCCGGCCATCTGCAAGGCGCTTTCGAGTCCTTGCGCAAGGCCGTTGCGTTGGCGCCGGACTGGGGCCCCGGTCTGCTGGAACTGGCCTTGCTGCTGGCGCGCCAGAACCAGTTTCAGGAAGCGGTGGAGATCGCCGAAAGGCTGGCCTTGCTCGAACCCGGGAACCTGCAGGTGTTGGCCGGCGTGGTGGATATCGCCCACCGCTCGGGGCACACCGCGATGGCCGTGCGCCACCTGCGCCGGGGCCTGGCGCTGGTGCCCGGCGATGTTGAACTGCGACGCCTGTTGGCGCGCGATCTGAGCGAGCAGGGCCAGCATGACGAAGCCCTGGCGCTCTGGAGCGCCTTGGTGGCAGAAAATCCGGCCGATTCCGGCTTCCTGCGGGGGCATGTGCAAGCCTGTATCGCCGCCGGCAAGCCCGCACAGGCCCAAGAGAGCTGCACCGCCCTGCTGGCACAGGCCCCCGAAGACCCGGTCTGCCAGTACTACGCCCAACTCGCAGGCGGTCAAACCCCGGACCGGCAGCCCGCAGAACTGGTGCGCCCGCTGTTCGACGAGCTGGCCGAGTCTTACGACCAGCACATGGTGCGCAGTCTGAAATACCAACTGCCCCGGCAGGTCGCCGACAAGATCATCACCCGCCATCCCGACAAGAAGATCAATGTGCTCGATCTCGGATGTGGCACCGGTCTGCTGGGGGTTTGCCTCGGACGCCTGGACGGCTTCCTCATTGGTGTCGATCTGTCGATGAAGATGCTCGAACAGGCGGCCCGGCATCAGTTGTACGACCGTTTTCATACCGTCAACCTGCACGACGCGTTGCGTGCCACGCCGCCGGGGCTGTACCAGGTGATCGCGGCGCTGGATGTGTTCATCTACGCCGGCGAACTGTCCTTGGCGATTGCCGACGCGCACCGCATTCTGACGGCCGATGGGCTGCTGATACTCTCTTGCGAGACCGCCAGCGAAACCGGGCCTGATCTGGTGCTGCTGCCCGCCGGGCGTTATGCGCACAAGCGCAGCCATGTCCAGGCGCTGTGCCAGGCCGCAGGCTTTGATGCGGTGGAGATCGAAGACAGCGTGCTGCGCTACGAGAACCACCAGCCGGTGGCAGGCTTCGTGGTGACGGCGCATAAACCGGCGTGA